In Astyanax mexicanus isolate ESR-SI-001 chromosome 5, AstMex3_surface, whole genome shotgun sequence, a single window of DNA contains:
- the slc19a1 gene encoding reduced folate transporter: protein MVETVVCNNGGKEDVMDEQKTEDENDCSKEVEESPPYEICTKTDPEPQKPWAWKWSVIFLCFYGFMVQLKPGEPFITPNLLSPEKNFTREQVTNEINPVLSYSYMAVLVPVFLLTDYLRYKPVLVLQSMSHVSIWLLLLLGSSLLEMQFMEFFYGITMAARVAYSSYIFSLVPASVYQQVASYSRSSVLMGVFTSSVMGQLFMSLGGISYGMLSAVSLGFVSFGLLLSTCLPWPKRSLFFNQSRLEEERRNAAQSELDQMKPEEEKKKTVKAVESSCCGCCSSWTNSVFVQMLKELRNVVRMPRLRLWSLWWVFNSTGYYLVVFYVHILWNKVYPATEQKHVYNGAVEAASTLLGAITSFAAGFVKIKWNVWSELVIGGITAAQAALLLLMGTTDNIWVCYVAYALFRGFYQFLVPIATFQIASSLTKELCALVFGVNTFVGTILKTIITLIVADKRGLALPVHSQFFVYFFYFTLLTVVYLGCAAWVITHYYRTQRQEQVPTEATTTIELGTAEAPASETDPLSNGSSIKA, encoded by the exons ATGGTTGAGACTGTAGTCTGTAATAATGGGGGGAAAGAGGACGTTATGGATGAACAGAAGACAGAGGATGAAAATGACTGTTCAAAGGAGGTTGAGGAATCTCCTCCATATGAGATCTGTACCAAAACAGACCCAGAACCTCAGAAACCTTGGGCCTGGAAGTGGTCGGTCATCTTTCTCTGTTTCTACGGCTTCATGGTCCAGCTGAAGCCTGGGGAGCCTTTTATTACACCCAACCTGCTGAGCCCAGAGAAGAACTTCACCAGGGAACAG GTCACCAATGAGATCAACCCAGTGCTGTCTTACTCCTACATGGCAGTGCTGGTCCCCGTGTTCCTGCTGACGGACTACCTGCGCTACAAACCTGTATTGGTGCTCCAGAGCATGAGCCACGTCTCCATCTGGCTCCTCCTGCTGCTGGGATCCTCCCTGCTGGAGATGCAGTTCATGGAGTTCTTCTACGGCATCACCATGGCGGCTCGCGTGGCCTACTCCTCCTATATCTTCTCCCTGGTCCCGGCATCTGTGTATCAGCAGGTTGCCAGTTATTCGCGCTCCTCTGTGCTGATGGGTGTGTTCACCAGCTCAGTGATGGGTCAGCTGTTCATGTCGCTGGGCGGTATTTCGTACGGGATGCTCAGCGCCGTCTCGCTGGGCTTCGTGTCGTTCGGACTCCTGCTGTCCACCTGCCTGCCGTGGCCCAAGCGCAGTTTGTTCTTTAATCAGAGCCGcctggaggaggagaggaggaacgCGGCTCAGTCTGAACTGGACCAGATGAAGccggaggaggagaagaagaagacggTGAAGGCCGTGGAGAGCTCCTGCTGCGGATGCTGCTCCTCCTGGACGAACTCTGTGTTTGTGCAGATGCTGAAGGAGCTGAGGAATGTTGTGAGAATGCCCAGACTCAGACTGTGGAGCCTGTGGTGGGTGTTTAACTCTACAGGCTATTACCTGGTGGTGTTCTACGTTCACATACTGTGGAATAAAGTGTATCCTGCTACAGAACAGAAGCACGTCTATAACGGAGCGGTGGAGGCCGCCTCTACTTTGCTGG GTGCGATCACGTCGTTTGCGGCAGGCTTTGTGAAGATCAAATGGAACGTGTGGTCTGAGCTGGTGATCGGTGGGATTACTGCAGCACAGgctgctttactgctgcttatGGGCACCACTGACAACATCTGGGTGTGCTACGTGGCGTACGCTCTCTTCAGAGGCTTCTACCAGTTCCTGGTCCCCATCGCTAC GTTCCAGATTGCCTCCTCTCTCACTAAAGAGCTGTGTGCTCTAGTGTTTGGAGTGAACACGTTCGTGGGAACGATTCTGAAGACCATTATTACTCTAATTGTAGCAGATAAGAGAGGCTTGGCTCTGCCTGTGCACTCCCAG ttcTTTGTGTACTTCTTTTACTTCACGCTGCTGACGGTGGTGTATCTGGGCTGTGCTGCTTGGGTCATCACGCATTATTACCGCACTCAGAGGCAGGAGCAGGTCCCCACCGAGGCGACCACGACTATAGAGCTCGGTACGGCAGAAGCCCCCGCCTCAGAGACGGACCCTCTCTCAAACGGATCCAGTATAAAAGCTTAA
- the LOC103044723 gene encoding poly(rC)-binding protein 3 isoform X1: MEPTKVQSEGGLNVTLTIRLLMHGKEVGSIIGKKGETVKKMREESSARINISEGNCPERIVTITGPTDAIFKAFAMIAYKFEEDIINSMSNSQATSKPPVTLRLVVPASQCGSLIGKGGSKIKEMRESTGAQVQVAGDMLPNSTERAVTISGTPDAIIQCVKQICVVMLESPPKGATIPYRPKPAAAPVIFSGAQVRADPLAAPSTANLSLLLQHQPLPTYTIQGQYAIPHPDQLTKLHQLAMQQTPFTSLGQTTPAFPGVDASSQASTHELTIPNDLIGCIIGRQGTKINEIRQMSGAQIKIANAMEGSSDRQITITGTPANISLAQYLINARFRDVAAMWTDPSTMTTS, from the exons ATGGAACCAACCAAAGTCCAGTCTGAGGGGGGACTCAACGTCACTCTTACCATCCGGCTCCTCATGCACGGCAAG GAGGTCGGTAGCATAATTGGAAAG aAAGGGGAAACAGTGAAGAAGATGCGTGAGGAG AGTAGTGCTCGTATAAACATTTCAGAAGGAAACTGTCCAGAGAGGATAGTCACCATCACAGGGCCTACAGACGCCATTTTTAAAGCGTTTGCCATGATTGCGTACAAGTTTGAAGAG GACATTATTAACTCTATGAGCAACAGCCAGGCTACCAGTAAGCCTCCAGTAACCCTGCGCCTGGTGGTACCAGCCAGCCAGTGCGGCTCTCTGATTGGGAAAGGAGGCTCTAAAATCAAGGAGATGAGGGAG TCTACAGGAGCTCAGGTGCAGGTAGCCGGGGACATGCTGCCCAACTCCACCGAGCGCGCCGTCACCATCTCCGGTACTCCGGACGCCATCATCCAGTGTGTGAAGCAGATCTGCGTGGTGATGCTGGAG TCTCCACCCAAAGGTGCTACGATCCCCTACCGGCCCAAGCCTGCCGCTGCTCCAGTCATCTTCTCTGGGGCTCAGGTGAGAGCGGACCCACTGGCAGCTCCATCCACAGCCAACCTCAGcctgctgctccagcaccagcctCTACCT acctaCACCATTCAGGGACAGTACGCCATCCCTCATCCTGAC CAGTTGACCAAGCTCCATCAGCTGGCTATGCAGCAAACCCCCTTTACCTCCCTTGGGCAGACCACCCCCGCTTTCCCTG GTGTGGATGCCAGTTCACAGGCCAGTACTCATGAGCTCACCATTCCAAATGAT CTAATAGGCTGCATAATTGGACGGCAGGGCACCAAAATCAATGAGATTCGTCAGATGTCTGGGGCTCAGATCAAAATCGCTAACGCCATGGAGGGGTCATCAGACCGTCAGATTACCATCACGGGTACACCTGCCAACATCAGCCTGGCACAGTATCTCATTAATGCCAG GTTCCGAGATGTGGCAGCCATGTGGACCGACCCTTCTACTATGACGACCTCTTGA
- the LOC103044723 gene encoding poly(rC)-binding protein 3 isoform X2, translated as MEPTKVQSEGGLNVTLTIRLLMHGKEVGSIIGKKGETVKKMREESSARINISEGNCPERIVTITGPTDAIFKAFAMIAYKFEEDIINSMSNSQATSKPPVTLRLVVPASQCGSLIGKGGSKIKEMRESTGAQVQVAGDMLPNSTERAVTISGTPDAIIQCVKQICVVMLESPPKGATIPYRPKPAAAPVIFSGAQVRADPLAAPSTANLSLLLQHQPLPTYTIQGQYAIPHPDLTKLHQLAMQQTPFTSLGQTTPAFPGVDASSQASTHELTIPNDLIGCIIGRQGTKINEIRQMSGAQIKIANAMEGSSDRQITITGTPANISLAQYLINARFRDVAAMWTDPSTMTTS; from the exons ATGGAACCAACCAAAGTCCAGTCTGAGGGGGGACTCAACGTCACTCTTACCATCCGGCTCCTCATGCACGGCAAG GAGGTCGGTAGCATAATTGGAAAG aAAGGGGAAACAGTGAAGAAGATGCGTGAGGAG AGTAGTGCTCGTATAAACATTTCAGAAGGAAACTGTCCAGAGAGGATAGTCACCATCACAGGGCCTACAGACGCCATTTTTAAAGCGTTTGCCATGATTGCGTACAAGTTTGAAGAG GACATTATTAACTCTATGAGCAACAGCCAGGCTACCAGTAAGCCTCCAGTAACCCTGCGCCTGGTGGTACCAGCCAGCCAGTGCGGCTCTCTGATTGGGAAAGGAGGCTCTAAAATCAAGGAGATGAGGGAG TCTACAGGAGCTCAGGTGCAGGTAGCCGGGGACATGCTGCCCAACTCCACCGAGCGCGCCGTCACCATCTCCGGTACTCCGGACGCCATCATCCAGTGTGTGAAGCAGATCTGCGTGGTGATGCTGGAG TCTCCACCCAAAGGTGCTACGATCCCCTACCGGCCCAAGCCTGCCGCTGCTCCAGTCATCTTCTCTGGGGCTCAGGTGAGAGCGGACCCACTGGCAGCTCCATCCACAGCCAACCTCAGcctgctgctccagcaccagcctCTACCT acctaCACCATTCAGGGACAGTACGCCATCCCTCATCCTGAC TTGACCAAGCTCCATCAGCTGGCTATGCAGCAAACCCCCTTTACCTCCCTTGGGCAGACCACCCCCGCTTTCCCTG GTGTGGATGCCAGTTCACAGGCCAGTACTCATGAGCTCACCATTCCAAATGAT CTAATAGGCTGCATAATTGGACGGCAGGGCACCAAAATCAATGAGATTCGTCAGATGTCTGGGGCTCAGATCAAAATCGCTAACGCCATGGAGGGGTCATCAGACCGTCAGATTACCATCACGGGTACACCTGCCAACATCAGCCTGGCACAGTATCTCATTAATGCCAG GTTCCGAGATGTGGCAGCCATGTGGACCGACCCTTCTACTATGACGACCTCTTGA
- the LOC103044723 gene encoding poly(rC)-binding protein 3 isoform X3, which translates to MEPTKVQSEGGLNVTLTIRLLMHGKEVGSIIGKKGETVKKMREESSARINISEGNCPERIVTITGPTDAIFKAFAMIAYKFEEDIINSMSNSQATSKPPVTLRLVVPASQCGSLIGKGGSKIKEMRESTGAQVQVAGDMLPNSTERAVTISGTPDAIIQCVKQICVVMLESPPKGATIPYRPKPAAAPVIFSGAQVRADPLAAPSTANLSLLLQHQPLPTYTIQGQYAIPHPDLTKLHQLAMQQTPFTSLGQTTPAFPGVDASSQASTHELTIPNDLIGCIIGRQGTKINEIRQMSGAQIKIANAMEGSSDRQITITGTPANISLAQYLINAR; encoded by the exons ATGGAACCAACCAAAGTCCAGTCTGAGGGGGGACTCAACGTCACTCTTACCATCCGGCTCCTCATGCACGGCAAG GAGGTCGGTAGCATAATTGGAAAG aAAGGGGAAACAGTGAAGAAGATGCGTGAGGAG AGTAGTGCTCGTATAAACATTTCAGAAGGAAACTGTCCAGAGAGGATAGTCACCATCACAGGGCCTACAGACGCCATTTTTAAAGCGTTTGCCATGATTGCGTACAAGTTTGAAGAG GACATTATTAACTCTATGAGCAACAGCCAGGCTACCAGTAAGCCTCCAGTAACCCTGCGCCTGGTGGTACCAGCCAGCCAGTGCGGCTCTCTGATTGGGAAAGGAGGCTCTAAAATCAAGGAGATGAGGGAG TCTACAGGAGCTCAGGTGCAGGTAGCCGGGGACATGCTGCCCAACTCCACCGAGCGCGCCGTCACCATCTCCGGTACTCCGGACGCCATCATCCAGTGTGTGAAGCAGATCTGCGTGGTGATGCTGGAG TCTCCACCCAAAGGTGCTACGATCCCCTACCGGCCCAAGCCTGCCGCTGCTCCAGTCATCTTCTCTGGGGCTCAGGTGAGAGCGGACCCACTGGCAGCTCCATCCACAGCCAACCTCAGcctgctgctccagcaccagcctCTACCT acctaCACCATTCAGGGACAGTACGCCATCCCTCATCCTGAC TTGACCAAGCTCCATCAGCTGGCTATGCAGCAAACCCCCTTTACCTCCCTTGGGCAGACCACCCCCGCTTTCCCTG GTGTGGATGCCAGTTCACAGGCCAGTACTCATGAGCTCACCATTCCAAATGAT CTAATAGGCTGCATAATTGGACGGCAGGGCACCAAAATCAATGAGATTCGTCAGATGTCTGGGGCTCAGATCAAAATCGCTAACGCCATGGAGGGGTCATCAGACCGTCAGATTACCATCACGGGTACACCTGCCAACATCAGCCTGGCACAGTATCTCATTAATGCCAGGTGA